The following coding sequences lie in one Rutidosis leptorrhynchoides isolate AG116_Rl617_1_P2 chromosome 6, CSIRO_AGI_Rlap_v1, whole genome shotgun sequence genomic window:
- the LOC139853468 gene encoding uncharacterized protein: MSVRLVIQEVTYTVISAYAPHAGLGEAEKRHFWESLDEVVRMCPPDHRLLIGGDLNGHIGTDAEGYPGVHGGFGYGVRNAEGCSILEFAVARELVVANSFFRKTVVQLATFHSEGHSTQIDFLLIRRGDLRTCRDCKVLTDLTCSSQHRLLVMDLVFQRRATKSVRPVKPKILWKKLNGEKAETFKTSVVEKIGAEVETVSLDDADQMWNRLASTIREVAKEALGVVVGTSRGHKYDRESWWLSDEVQIKVVLKQLRFRELITCREGTAVDRTRAEERYKEAKREAKKAVARAKEKAYEDLYRKLDSKEGANDIYRIAKARDRKLRDLDSIKFIKDEAGQTLVKDDEIRKRWEGYFSSLFIRERSGLLEDLQESDIEQPQNNMDYERINQEEVRVALRKMGRNKAVGPDQIPIEAWRCLGEDGVRWLTGLFNMTFRSAKMPME, translated from the coding sequence atgtcggttaggtTAGTAATCCAGGAGGTGACCTACACGGTCATTAGCGCTTACGCACCACATGCGGGCCTGGGAGAAGCGGAAAAGAGACACTTTTGGGAATCGTTAGACGAGGTTGTGAGAATGTGCCCCCCGGACCATCGATTACTTATTGGTGGAGATCTTAATGGCCATATTGGAACAGATGCTGAGGGTTATCCGGGAGTCCATGGGGGCTTTGGGTATGGAGTTAGAAATGCGGAAGGGTGTTCTATTCTCGAATTTGCTGTAGCTCGTGAGTTGGTTGTGGCGAATTCATTTTTCAGGAAGACTGTTGTGCAGTTAGCAACTTTCCACAGCGAGGGTCATAGTACCCAGATTGACTTTTTGTTGATTCGCAGAGGGGATCTTAGGACATGTAGAGACTGTAAGGTCCTGACTGACTTAACTTGCTCCTCCCAACACAGATTGTTGGTCATGGATTTGGTTTTCCAGAGACGGGCCACCAAGAGTGTGAGGCCCGTCAAACCTAAAATCCTGTGGAAGAAGTTGAACGGGGAGAAGGCAGAGACTTTTAAAACTTCGGTTGTTGAGAAAATTGGTGCAGAAGTTGAAACGGTATCCCTTGATGACGCGGATCAGATGTGGAATCGACTGGCCTCTACCATTAGAGAGGTAGCCAAGGAAGCCTTGGGTGTGGTAGTAGGAACATCGAGAGGACATAAGTATGATAGAGAATCATGGTGGCTTAGTGACGAGGTTCAAATCAAAGTCGTGCTGAAGCAACTTAGGTTTAGGGAGCTCATCACCTGTCGGGAGGGGACTGCGGTGGATAGAACTAGGGCCGAAGAGAGATATAAAGAAGccaaaagagaagctaagaaggctgtAGCCCGCGCAAAGGAAAAGGCATACGAAGATTTGTACAGGAAACTAGACTCCAAAGAGGGAGCAAACGATATCTACAGGATAGCTAAAGCTAGGGATCGAAAGCTCAGGGATCTAGATAGCATCAAGTTTATCAAAGACGAAGCTGGTCAAACCTTAGTAAAGGATGACGAAATTAGGAAACGATGGGAAGGGTATTTCTCATCTCTTTTCATTAGGGAAAGATCTGGGCTTCTCGAAGATCTACAAGAGTCTGATATAGAACAACCCCAGAACAACATGGATTATGAGAGGATTAACCAAGAGGAAGTACGAGTGGCACTACGAAAGATGGGAAGAAATAAAGCAGTGGGACCGGACCAGATCCCTATTGAGGCGTGGCGGTGCCTTGGCGAGGATGGTGTTAGGTGGCTGACTGGCCTTTTCAATATGACATTTCGAAGCGCAAAAATGCCTATGGAATAG